One stretch of Weissella koreensis KACC 15510 DNA includes these proteins:
- a CDS encoding ATP-grasp domain-containing protein — translation MNENVLIVGGSANDFNHETESDFASYQAVSVLKAKGANVFLVDDNPYNFTIERSDITPVIADLTVENLIEIIEKYDIASVMANIGGTPGVQIIYQLVNTMGDATPKMLGLSMAALEATQNTELLRRNLEDLGETGVKTKLATNVTEAFDAARDINFPVVVRPVTSSSGTLRLNANSPEQLEEAVQLALERSPTKQVNIDQGISGYQEITLVVLRDHSDHMILVGGIEDMDPVGIHTSDSIALTPIQTLSDPVLQKLRRSAFNLMRGFNIIGLAQVRFAVNSETEEYVVTRLNPYFDRQSAFIAVSTGYPLLPVMVSLVMGENLTEVKLPSNFTDNTALLEPVMDHIVTRFPVFSFGEFEASWVVTDHRLNTIQKSVGATIGVGRSVEEALEKALRAAHFNSRDFSPTIMNTLSEDDLIERIIHPRDNRILVLMEALRRGYTVDELAEMTKINPFYFYKLQRIMRIEEDVASHPWNTDILREAKYYGLSDGLMAKLWDEEYEKIRRFRWDKNILPTFKAFDPSAGEFDENNPHFYSTFEKENETSRLSQNSALVVGTGAFRLGDGAAGSYTMSMVSSELRRLGIPTIVMNNNPNDLLFIPQIADKHYYEPLELSDVMSILEVENPQYVFIPGNRIKLITKLREMGVSVNVIAKDKYLPTSLSENNEQTIVNYFWDGQILTPISMAQQDNSQIIIDQKVMTESLYKSLPRPKLKVAHPGLYQLVVDHWPFEQEVQADDLRPMPFTHLAFLNKITGVNWIRMMVRYMTDQVTSDDEVLLQNWRNQSWAIPAGRLSYSNPDFAAHLKIRESQIDNGQFAMGARMNKIEND, via the coding sequence ATGAATGAAAACGTTTTAATCGTTGGTGGCTCCGCGAATGATTTTAACCACGAAACAGAGAGTGATTTTGCTAGCTATCAAGCTGTTTCCGTATTAAAAGCTAAAGGAGCAAATGTCTTTTTAGTTGATGATAATCCTTATAATTTTACAATTGAACGTTCTGATATTACGCCCGTTATTGCTGATTTGACGGTTGAAAATTTAATCGAAATTATTGAAAAATATGATATTGCCAGTGTGATGGCCAATATTGGCGGGACACCTGGGGTACAGATTATTTACCAACTTGTTAATACAATGGGAGATGCTACACCTAAGATGCTCGGTCTTTCAATGGCTGCTTTGGAAGCAACTCAAAACACCGAACTTTTGCGTAGAAATTTGGAAGATTTAGGTGAAACAGGGGTTAAAACAAAGTTAGCTACAAACGTCACTGAAGCCTTTGATGCTGCTCGGGATATTAATTTTCCAGTGGTGGTTAGACCTGTAACTTCAAGTTCTGGAACTCTACGTCTAAATGCAAATAGTCCAGAGCAATTGGAGGAGGCGGTTCAACTAGCATTAGAACGCTCCCCAACGAAACAGGTGAACATTGATCAAGGAATTAGTGGATATCAAGAAATTACATTGGTTGTGCTTCGCGATCATTCAGATCACATGATTTTGGTAGGAGGAATCGAAGATATGGATCCAGTTGGTATTCATACATCAGATTCAATTGCCCTAACACCAATTCAAACTCTGTCTGACCCAGTTTTACAAAAATTGCGTAGATCAGCTTTTAATTTGATGCGAGGATTTAACATTATTGGCTTGGCTCAGGTCCGATTTGCGGTTAATTCCGAGACTGAAGAATATGTTGTAACTCGGTTAAATCCATATTTTGATCGTCAATCAGCATTTATTGCAGTTTCAACGGGTTATCCTTTATTGCCAGTTATGGTTAGCTTGGTAATGGGTGAGAATTTGACTGAAGTGAAGTTACCATCTAACTTCACTGACAATACGGCCCTATTAGAACCAGTTATGGATCATATTGTGACACGTTTTCCAGTTTTTAGCTTTGGTGAGTTTGAAGCCTCGTGGGTGGTTACAGATCATCGGCTAAATACGATTCAAAAATCAGTTGGTGCTACGATTGGAGTTGGACGTAGTGTGGAAGAGGCACTCGAAAAGGCCTTACGAGCAGCGCACTTTAATAGTCGTGATTTCTCACCAACAATTATGAATACGTTATCTGAAGATGATCTAATCGAACGTATTATTCATCCACGCGATAATCGAATACTTGTACTGATGGAGGCGTTGCGTCGTGGATATACTGTTGACGAATTGGCGGAGATGACTAAAATTAATCCGTTCTATTTTTATAAATTACAACGGATCATGCGTATTGAAGAAGATGTTGCCTCTCATCCGTGGAATACGGATATTTTACGGGAAGCCAAGTATTATGGGCTAAGTGATGGATTGATGGCTAAGTTGTGGGATGAAGAGTATGAAAAAATTAGGCGTTTCCGTTGGGACAAAAATATCTTACCAACGTTTAAAGCTTTTGATCCGTCGGCTGGAGAATTTGATGAAAACAATCCACATTTCTATAGCACATTTGAAAAAGAAAACGAAACAAGCCGGCTTTCACAGAATTCCGCATTGGTTGTCGGAACTGGGGCATTTCGCTTAGGGGATGGCGCTGCTGGATCATATACTATGTCGATGGTTAGTTCAGAGCTGCGACGTTTAGGTATTCCAACGATTGTTATGAATAATAATCCTAATGATCTATTATTCATTCCGCAAATTGCTGATAAACATTACTATGAGCCTTTAGAATTATCTGACGTGATGAGTATTCTAGAAGTTGAAAATCCTCAGTATGTTTTTATTCCGGGAAATCGAATTAAATTAATTACTAAATTAAGAGAAATGGGTGTATCAGTTAATGTCATTGCCAAAGATAAATATTTACCAACAAGCTTATCTGAAAACAATGAACAAACAATTGTAAATTATTTCTGGGATGGTCAAATATTGACGCCAATTTCAATGGCACAACAAGATAATTCTCAGATAATTATTGATCAAAAGGTAATGACTGAATCGCTCTATAAATCATTACCACGGCCTAAATTAAAGGTGGCTCATCCAGGCTTATATCAATTGGTTGTTGACCATTGGCCTTTTGAACAAGAAGTGCAGGCAGATGATTTAAGACCAATGCCGTTTACACATTTAGCATTTTTAAATAAAATTACTGGCGTCAACTGGATTAGAATGATGGTAAGATATATGACAGATCAGGTAACCTCAGATGATGAAGTGTTGCTCCAAAATTGGCGAAACCAAAGTTGGGCAATCCCAGCAGGTCGGCTTTCATATTCTAATCCAGATTTTGCAGCCCATCTGAAGATTCGAGAATCCCAAATTGATAATGGTCAATTTGCAATGGGTGCTCGGATGAACAAAATTGAGAACGATTAA
- a CDS encoding DUF2273 domain-containing protein, whose translation MQNLKLEASKIGLVIGLLLAILILVFGFWNSVLVILFGGIGWFIGWIIQNWNISFEKIKQIFTES comes from the coding sequence ATGCAAAATTTAAAATTAGAAGCATCTAAAATTGGACTAGTCATTGGCTTATTACTAGCAATTTTGATTCTAGTTTTTGGATTCTGGAATTCTGTTTTAGTTATTTTATTTGGTGGAATTGGTTGGTTTATTGGTTGGATCATTCAAAATTGGAATATATCATTTGAAAAAATCAAACAAATATTTACTGAATCATAA
- the amaP gene encoding alkaline shock response membrane anchor protein AmaP, giving the protein MKKWKKILMAIVTILYIFPFISMIKPHESKMIGNQINAWLIQNNINNFTVETIIEIYLIICVVFLIIMLFTIIFWPSAKNNVVLTNQKSGKLALDNRGISSFINQRFKDENLENINIKIKNQVHSIKIKVSAESKYQQDKVQKIIRLQDQINKDLNELLKNTDINKINTNIVINRPKNSKNIRVL; this is encoded by the coding sequence ATGAAAAAATGGAAAAAAATATTAATGGCTATTGTTACTATATTGTATATATTCCCTTTCATATCAATGATTAAACCTCATGAAAGTAAAATGATAGGGAATCAAATTAATGCATGGTTAATTCAAAACAATATTAATAATTTTACCGTTGAAACAATTATCGAAATTTATCTGATAATTTGTGTTGTTTTTTTGATTATTATGTTATTTACGATTATTTTCTGGCCATCGGCTAAGAATAATGTTGTATTAACCAATCAGAAGAGTGGAAAATTGGCTCTTGATAATCGCGGGATTAGTAGTTTTATTAATCAAAGATTTAAAGATGAAAATTTGGAAAATATCAATATTAAAATAAAAAACCAAGTTCATTCAATTAAGATTAAGGTATCTGCCGAATCAAAATATCAACAAGATAAAGTACAAAAAATCATAAGATTACAAGACCAAATTAACAAGGATTTAAATGAATTACTTAAAAATACTGATATAAATAAAATTAATACAAATATTGTTATAAATCGCCCAAAAAATAGTAAGAATATTCGCGTCCTTTAG
- a CDS encoding phosphomevalonate kinase, with protein sequence MLKLQIPGKLFLAGEFAVTHSGHSSLVMAIDRYIDFKIKPASQIEIQSDLLGAYSIPNNQLKNLPNTLDEQWQLIQSALNIFEEFRKDLEKSPALKPFSLEIESHLSIDHIKIGLGSSGATVVGVLASLLQFHQISFSKTKLFKLASLALLQLPKFKKGSMGDIAAACFGGIVFYQKFDQAWVEKEKRQTSLLNLINMEWPLLKLENAHLPNNWHLLVGWTKSPADTQTSLKQINQSKSQELESEFLIDSDRDVLKIQKSLAQNDWSAFNLAITSIQKTLINYTINQNIPYQTPALQHFLSDAKLFNLPSKISGAGNGDNGIAFTLNRIPDPKLLDTWKTHGIQNLPLNIAPVKGTYYGI encoded by the coding sequence ATGCTTAAGCTTCAGATTCCGGGTAAATTATTTTTAGCAGGTGAATTTGCAGTTACTCATAGTGGTCACTCTAGTTTAGTGATGGCGATTGATCGATACATTGACTTTAAAATTAAACCAGCTTCACAAATAGAAATCCAAAGCGATCTCTTAGGAGCATATTCCATTCCTAATAATCAATTAAAAAATTTACCTAATACTCTTGATGAACAATGGCAACTAATTCAATCAGCACTGAATATCTTTGAGGAATTTCGGAAAGATTTAGAAAAATCACCTGCACTAAAGCCTTTCAGTTTAGAAATTGAAAGCCATCTGAGCATCGATCACATTAAAATCGGTTTGGGATCATCTGGCGCAACGGTGGTCGGAGTATTGGCTAGTTTGTTACAATTTCATCAGATCTCTTTCTCTAAAACAAAGCTTTTTAAATTAGCATCTTTAGCTCTCCTCCAACTCCCTAAATTCAAAAAAGGATCAATGGGTGATATCGCAGCAGCATGTTTTGGCGGAATTGTCTTTTATCAAAAATTTGATCAAGCTTGGGTGGAAAAAGAAAAACGCCAAACTTCACTTCTCAATTTAATTAATATGGAATGGCCTTTATTAAAATTAGAAAATGCCCATTTACCAAATAATTGGCACCTTCTTGTGGGTTGGACTAAAAGTCCTGCTGATACCCAAACTAGTTTAAAACAAATCAATCAAAGTAAATCACAAGAATTAGAATCAGAATTTTTAATAGATTCTGATCGAGATGTCTTAAAAATACAAAAATCACTTGCACAAAATGATTGGTCTGCTTTTAATTTGGCAATAACTTCAATTCAGAAGACATTAATTAATTACACTATTAATCAAAATATACCTTATCAAACACCAGCTTTACAGCACTTTTTATCCGATGCAAAGTTATTTAATCTTCCTAGTAAAATATCAGGGGCTGGAAATGGCGACAACGGTATTGCTTTTACATTAAATCGTATTCCCGATCCTAAACTATTAGATACTTGGAAAACTCATGGTATTCAAAATCTCCCTCTTAACATTGCACCGGTGAAAGGAACTTATTATGGAATCTGA
- a CDS encoding Asp23/Gls24 family envelope stress response protein, with product MEKGSNKNQVIKGDLTFDDKVIQKIVGYSIEKIDGLLGIDAGFIANVKNKLVNSSNPTEGVEVEVGKEQVAVDLDIITEFGKDARTIYQKIQELVKTKIMEMTGLELIELNVKVVDIQTAREFNKNQVTLQDKAGDMGQTIKDKTKDGYDSVKDNLADNSENQGERVK from the coding sequence ATGGAAAAGGGAAGTAATAAAAATCAAGTAATTAAAGGCGATTTAACTTTTGATGATAAAGTTATTCAAAAAATTGTGGGTTATTCAATTGAGAAAATTGATGGACTACTTGGAATTGACGCTGGATTTATTGCAAATGTTAAAAACAAGTTGGTTAATAGTTCAAATCCCACAGAAGGTGTAGAAGTTGAAGTTGGTAAAGAGCAAGTTGCGGTAGATCTCGATATCATTACCGAATTTGGAAAGGATGCTCGTACCATCTATCAAAAGATTCAAGAATTGGTTAAGACTAAAATCATGGAAATGACAGGTCTTGAGTTGATCGAGTTGAATGTAAAGGTAGTAGATATTCAAACTGCTCGTGAATTCAACAAAAATCAAGTAACTTTGCAAGACAAAGCGGGTGATATGGGTCAAACTATTAAGGATAAAACAAAGGATGGCTATGATTCAGTGAAAGATAATTTAGCTGATAATAGCGAAAATCAAGGAGAACGGGTCAAATAA
- a CDS encoding TetR/AcrR family transcriptional regulator — protein sequence MRNLQTETIRQQTDDQIIDATLTLLQSQSYDQLAVTEITRKAGVSRMAFYRHFGTKENIIHTIIEQLTNDFSHDAQHLPQDSRAVAQAFFEFIQANAVEIAILLNAGLREQFYPPLRDILHDLYSDILRNHATNAAIVDYISDFTASGMLAIAIRWISTGMHDSIESLAEMAKEMTDAQGSFL from the coding sequence ATGAGAAATTTACAAACTGAAACCATTCGCCAACAAACGGATGATCAAATTATTGATGCAACTTTAACACTACTTCAAAGCCAGTCGTATGACCAACTTGCGGTAACTGAAATCACCCGTAAGGCAGGCGTGTCTAGAATGGCTTTCTATCGACATTTCGGGACAAAAGAAAATATTATTCACACGATCATTGAACAATTAACCAATGATTTTTCACATGATGCCCAGCACCTCCCGCAAGATTCAAGAGCGGTAGCGCAAGCATTTTTTGAATTCATCCAAGCTAACGCGGTTGAGATTGCCATTCTTTTAAATGCAGGTCTCCGCGAACAATTCTACCCGCCTTTGCGAGATATCTTGCATGACTTGTATTCTGATATTTTACGTAATCATGCTACTAATGCTGCAATTGTCGATTATATTTCAGACTTCACTGCTTCTGGTATGCTAGCAATTGCGATTCGTTGGATTTCAACAGGAATGCACGATTCAATTGAAAGTTTAGCAGAGATGGCAAAAGAAATGACAGATGCACAAGGATCATTTCTATAA
- a CDS encoding carbamoyl phosphate synthase small subunit: MTQRYLILQDQTVFKGEAFGSPATTFGEIVFNTAMSGYQEIITNPIYHNQIVMFTTPTIGATGINHRADEAIVPTIKGVVAREISDVSTNRLQQMSLDSFLRRHNIPGISQIDTRALARHLRKTGTQKASIVDVPDDHAFDQLRAMVLPTNQVAQASTPKPYANPGRGADVVILDFGLKNGILRSLRDYDANITVLPYDATLEQIVNLDPDGIVLSSGPGNPLKLNESILKLIRMVQTEMPLLGIGLGHELFALANGAELEPLTFEHHGMNHPIREQITGEIIFANQGSGYAVNRESLKETELMVTHLDLMDKSILGIRHRDYPAFSVQFFPDGAPGPYEATDIFAEFMEMVTARKGGNLR, translated from the coding sequence ATGACCCAGCGATATTTAATACTACAAGACCAAACGGTGTTCAAAGGGGAAGCTTTTGGATCACCCGCAACAACTTTTGGTGAAATTGTCTTTAATACAGCCATGTCGGGGTATCAAGAGATTATTACCAATCCAATTTATCATAATCAAATTGTAATGTTTACAACACCAACTATTGGAGCTACAGGGATTAATCATCGAGCAGATGAGGCAATCGTTCCTACAATTAAAGGAGTCGTTGCTCGTGAAATTTCAGACGTTTCAACCAATCGTCTGCAACAAATGAGTTTAGACTCTTTTTTGAGGCGTCACAATATACCTGGAATTTCACAGATTGATACACGGGCTTTAGCTCGACATTTGAGAAAAACGGGAACACAAAAAGCTAGTATTGTTGATGTTCCAGACGACCACGCTTTTGATCAATTAAGAGCAATGGTTTTGCCAACAAATCAAGTGGCACAGGCTTCAACACCTAAACCTTATGCAAATCCTGGTCGAGGTGCTGATGTAGTCATATTAGATTTTGGTTTGAAGAATGGAATTTTACGTAGTTTAAGAGATTATGATGCTAATATCACGGTTTTACCATACGACGCGACATTAGAACAAATTGTTAATTTGGATCCAGATGGGATTGTTTTATCATCAGGACCTGGGAATCCTTTGAAGCTAAATGAGTCGATTTTAAAATTGATTCGAATGGTTCAAACGGAAATGCCCTTGCTAGGAATTGGACTAGGTCATGAATTATTTGCCCTTGCAAATGGTGCTGAATTAGAACCATTGACTTTTGAACATCATGGAATGAATCATCCAATTCGAGAGCAAATTACAGGTGAGATCATCTTTGCAAATCAAGGGAGTGGTTATGCTGTCAATCGAGAATCTTTGAAAGAAACGGAATTAATGGTCACTCACTTGGATTTGATGGACAAATCAATTTTAGGGATAAGGCATCGAGACTATCCAGCATTTAGTGTTCAGTTTTTCCCAGACGGTGCACCTGGACCGTATGAAGCAACTGATATTTTTGCAGAATTTATGGAAATGGTGACAGCTCGGAAAGGGGGGAACTTACGATGA
- a CDS encoding peptidylprolyl isomerase: MKKGLLVFGGLIIIAGGLVAFGLSSGKNVATSNAGSISEQKLYENLKKTPEGKQTFANLMIKQVLQKDYGDKVNQKDVDKQYADAKKQYGSSFETTLQSSGMTTESYKDSLYLSALEKAAYQANQKFTNKELKQTYDAYTPNVSASIIKTDSEDDAKKVISDIKDGTSFEDEAKDKSTDTATKDKGGKLDKFDSTVSSSVVNSTVRDAAFNLKVGDMSETPVKVTADGTTSTSDSYYVIKLNSKDKKDSFAKSKAKMKDIIVEDKLNSDSKAMQTFIGKQLDKADVHIADSDLKTALSSYTEAANQK; this comes from the coding sequence ATGAAAAAAGGTTTATTAGTATTTGGTGGATTAATAATTATTGCAGGTGGTTTGGTAGCTTTTGGATTGTCAAGCGGAAAAAATGTTGCAACTTCAAATGCAGGTTCAATTTCAGAACAGAAATTATATGAAAATTTGAAGAAAACACCAGAGGGTAAGCAAACATTTGCGAACTTGATGATTAAGCAAGTTTTACAAAAAGATTATGGGGATAAGGTAAATCAAAAAGATGTTGATAAGCAATATGCTGATGCAAAGAAGCAATATGGTTCATCATTTGAGACAACCTTGCAAAGTAGTGGAATGACAACTGAATCGTATAAGGATAGCCTTTATCTTTCAGCTTTGGAAAAAGCCGCTTATCAAGCTAATCAAAAATTTACAAATAAAGAATTGAAGCAGACTTATGACGCTTATACACCAAATGTTAGTGCTTCAATCATTAAAACTGATTCAGAAGATGATGCTAAAAAGGTGATTAGTGATATTAAAGACGGTACTAGCTTTGAGGATGAAGCAAAAGATAAGTCAACTGATACCGCTACGAAGGATAAGGGCGGAAAACTAGATAAATTTGATTCAACCGTTAGTTCTTCTGTTGTGAATAGTACAGTGCGTGATGCTGCTTTTAATTTGAAAGTTGGTGATATGTCAGAAACACCAGTGAAGGTAACAGCTGATGGAACTACTAGCACCAGCGATAGTTATTATGTTATCAAATTAAATTCAAAGGATAAAAAAGATAGCTTTGCCAAGTCAAAGGCAAAGATGAAGGATATTATTGTTGAAGATAAATTAAATTCTGATTCAAAGGCAATGCAAACCTTTATTGGAAAGCAATTAGATAAGGCTGATGTTCATATTGCTGATAGTGATTTAAAGACGGCACTTTCGTCTTATACAGAAGCAGCTAATCAAAAATAA
- a CDS encoding RluA family pseudouridine synthase has product MTLEKFVVTETTGRLDKIIAEYLPQYSRSQANEWIKNELVRVNGEIKKAKYHAKQDEVITIEVPAPVTLDLKPQDIPLDIVYEDDDVLVVNKPQGMVVHPSLGHEDGTLVNALMFHTPLSNINGVFRPGIVHRIDKDTSGLLMIAKNDKAHEALSANLKAKKNLREYLVLVHGEFKENIGTIKAPLGRSSKDRKKQAVVSGGREAVTHFKVIKRFVGYTLLSATLETGRTHQIRVHLAYIGHPVAGDPLYGPKKTLPGNGQYLHAHTLGLTQPTTGQELEFEAPLPEHFTKMLDQLEPYSNQGSEE; this is encoded by the coding sequence ATGACGTTGGAAAAATTTGTGGTAACTGAAACAACCGGACGCTTGGATAAGATTATTGCGGAATATTTACCGCAATATTCACGTTCACAGGCTAATGAATGGATTAAAAATGAGTTAGTGCGTGTCAATGGTGAAATTAAGAAGGCTAAGTATCACGCTAAGCAAGACGAAGTTATTACTATTGAGGTACCAGCACCGGTGACTTTGGACCTTAAACCACAAGATATTCCTTTGGATATTGTTTATGAAGATGATGATGTTTTGGTTGTTAATAAGCCTCAAGGAATGGTTGTTCATCCTTCGCTTGGCCATGAAGATGGAACGCTGGTTAATGCTCTAATGTTCCACACTCCTCTTTCAAATATTAATGGGGTATTTCGCCCTGGGATTGTACATCGGATTGATAAGGACACCTCAGGGCTCTTGATGATAGCCAAAAATGATAAAGCTCATGAAGCCTTATCAGCTAATTTAAAAGCGAAGAAAAATTTGCGTGAATATTTAGTTTTGGTCCATGGTGAATTTAAAGAAAATATTGGAACAATTAAGGCTCCATTAGGACGATCAAGTAAGGATCGCAAGAAACAAGCAGTTGTTTCAGGTGGACGTGAAGCAGTGACTCATTTTAAAGTTATAAAACGCTTTGTTGGTTATACTTTATTATCAGCGACTCTTGAAACAGGTCGAACTCATCAGATTCGTGTGCATTTAGCATATATTGGTCATCCGGTTGCAGGTGATCCATTATACGGTCCAAAGAAAACCTTGCCAGGTAATGGACAGTATTTACATGCCCATACATTGGGACTTACACAACCTACCACAGGTCAAGAATTAGAATTTGAAGCACCATTACCAGAACACTTTACAAAGATGCTTGATCAATTGGAACCATATAGTAATCAGGGGAGTGAGGAATAA
- the pyrR gene encoding bifunctional pyr operon transcriptional regulator/uracil phosphoribosyltransferase PyrR, whose protein sequence is MAAKKIVDAMSMQRALTRITYEIIERNKGIDNLVLVGIKTRGVYLARRIGERLQQLENAQVPVLELDISNYRDDRDNTAQIDNSFDLNLDHKRVILVDDVLYTGRTIRAALDALMDNGRPAAVNLAVLVDRGHRELPIRADFVGKNIPTAASERIKVHVRELDQQDSVEIV, encoded by the coding sequence ATGGCAGCTAAAAAAATTGTTGATGCAATGTCGATGCAACGGGCTTTAACTCGAATTACTTATGAAATTATTGAACGAAATAAAGGAATTGATAATTTAGTTCTCGTGGGAATTAAAACACGTGGCGTTTATTTGGCGCGGCGAATCGGGGAACGATTGCAACAATTGGAAAATGCTCAAGTGCCAGTCTTAGAACTTGATATCTCAAATTATCGCGACGATCGAGATAATACGGCACAAATTGATAATAGTTTTGACCTTAATTTGGATCATAAGCGAGTTATCTTAGTGGATGACGTGCTTTATACCGGTCGGACAATTCGAGCAGCCTTGGATGCCTTGATGGATAATGGACGCCCAGCAGCAGTTAATTTAGCAGTTTTAGTGGATCGAGGTCATCGTGAATTGCCTATTCGTGCTGATTTCGTCGGTAAAAATATTCCAACGGCAGCTTCGGAAAGAATTAAAGTTCATGTACGAGAATTAGATCAACAAGATTCTGTTGAAATTGTTTAA
- the fni gene encoding type 2 isopentenyl-diphosphate Delta-isomerase: protein MESEHAHRKDEHLALAEAEFKKNPPISSLEQIRLIHRSLPETNVQEINLQVQDSALGWDYPFYIEAMTGGSQKTGEINEQLAKIAKITGLAMAVGSQSIALKDHNAISSFEVARKSNPDGFLIANLGAGHTAHEAQQVVDMIGANALEIHVNVAQEIVMAEGDRDFHWMESIGEIINTIHVPVIIKEVGFGMDQQTIKQLEQMGAQYINVGGRSGTNFAIIEDRRNRTTVTKQSHQYLYDWGQTTAESLLETKDSHAKILATGGITSPLDVVKAQVLGAKAVGVAGYFLHDLLKYGPDHLIETIQLWQSHLPKLYALVGANGQNDLPNVPYILSPELNSYAQQRHLD, encoded by the coding sequence ATGGAATCTGAACACGCACATCGTAAAGATGAACACTTAGCTTTAGCGGAAGCTGAATTTAAAAAAAATCCCCCGATTTCATCACTTGAGCAAATCCGCTTAATTCATCGATCTTTGCCAGAAACAAATGTCCAAGAAATCAATCTACAGGTTCAAGATTCAGCTTTGGGTTGGGATTATCCTTTCTACATTGAAGCTATGACCGGTGGAAGTCAAAAGACAGGTGAGATTAATGAACAGCTAGCTAAAATCGCAAAAATAACCGGATTAGCCATGGCTGTCGGTTCACAAAGTATCGCTCTCAAAGATCATAATGCTATTTCTTCTTTTGAAGTTGCTCGTAAATCCAATCCTGATGGTTTTTTAATTGCCAACTTAGGAGCAGGACATACTGCTCATGAAGCTCAACAAGTAGTTGATATGATTGGCGCTAACGCGCTTGAAATCCATGTAAATGTAGCCCAAGAAATTGTAATGGCTGAAGGGGATCGTGATTTTCATTGGATGGAATCAATTGGGGAAATCATTAATACGATTCACGTTCCAGTAATCATTAAAGAAGTTGGCTTTGGAATGGATCAACAAACTATTAAGCAACTTGAACAAATGGGTGCTCAATATATTAATGTCGGTGGCCGTTCTGGTACTAATTTCGCAATAATTGAAGATCGAAGAAACCGCACTACTGTAACTAAGCAAAGTCATCAATATTTATACGATTGGGGTCAAACTACAGCAGAATCGCTATTAGAAACTAAAGATAGCCATGCTAAGATTTTGGCTACTGGTGGCATCACCTCTCCCCTTGATGTTGTTAAGGCTCAGGTCTTAGGCGCTAAGGCAGTGGGGGTTGCCGGTTACTTTTTACATGACCTACTTAAATATGGTCCGGATCACTTAATTGAAACCATTCAATTATGGCAATCTCATCTGCCTAAACTTTATGCTCTAGTAGGTGCAAATGGACAGAATGATTTACCAAATGTTCCATATATTTTAAGCCCTGAGTTAAATAGTTATGCTCAACAACGTCATTTAGATTAG